The proteins below come from a single Meriones unguiculatus strain TT.TT164.6M chromosome 13 unlocalized genomic scaffold, Bangor_MerUng_6.1 Chr13_unordered_Scaffold_37, whole genome shotgun sequence genomic window:
- the LOC132650948 gene encoding pro-adrenomedullin-like: MKLVSIILMFLGSLAFLGVDAAQPEDVSLQWDKLALSSGEMELQASSSDSSELTGGETVPMETFVLDQEKESTSKTPQASPPSSAHFRVKRYRKMMNPGSHNSRCRFGTCMLQKLAQQIYQLTDKRKDPVAPKNKIGPQGYGR, from the exons atgaagctggtttccatcaTCCTGATGTTTCTGGGTTCACTCGCCTTTCTAGGCGTGGATGCTGCACAGCCAGAGGATGTGTCCTTGCA gtGGGATAAGCTGGCACTAAGTAGTGGAGAGATGGAACTGCAGGCATCCAGCAGCGATTCCTCAGAACTCACTGGTGGGGAGACAGTTCCTATGGAGACTTTTGTTCTGGACCAGGAGAAGGAGAGCACATCTAAAACTCCACAAGCCAG CCCTCCAAGCTCAGCCCACTTTCGAGTCAAACGCTACCGCAAGATGATGAACCCTGGCTCCCACAACTCTCGATGCCGCTTTGGGACCTGCATGTTGCAGAAATTGGCCCAACAGATCTACCAGTTGACAGACAAAAGGAAGGACCCTGTTGCCCCCAAAAACAAGATCGGCCCTCAAGGCTATGGCCGTTGA